From one Dermacentor silvarum isolate Dsil-2018 chromosome 3, BIME_Dsil_1.4, whole genome shotgun sequence genomic stretch:
- the LOC119445086 gene encoding uncharacterized protein K02A2.6-like has protein sequence MAAGSRIREFNLSENSSWVEYVERIELYCAASKLTTDEDKRAVLLSCCGPETYSLIATLVKPSRPPNVDYQVIVDAVKKHDNPKPSELYARYVFSKRDQQEGEGVADYVTALRKLSDNCGFGGTKFPLEEMLRDRLVFGISDNVVQQRLLAEKNLTFETAYELAITAEAAVKQQKVIRSNAQEPEFQQELTSKVEMEANKKQPERQRVCFRCLGAHPGWRCRYKDSVCFNCGGKGHLAKACRKKPAEVEAQLEDNKKAAKSEYDDLFSISQLKSGTPKYVITVEIGNEIVPMEVDSGAARSIISMNEFRKLQVAKRIKLDKCDTQLVTWTKEGLDVLGKASVPVKFKDRKFQLPLLVLKNDGNALLGRNWFQPLGISLTGLHNIKVGPQAIMEKFADVFSETFPGANLPRIHIELKEAAQARFLKCRSIPFAMKEEVVAELNRLEELGILKPTQYSDWATPIVVVRKKDGSLRICGDYRSTVNQSVKSLSATISG, from the exons ATGGCAGCCGGTAGTCGCATTCGAGAGTTCAACCTCAGTGAAAACTCGTCGTGGGTGGAGTATGTCGAGCGCATTGAGTTGTATTGTGCAGCGAGCAAGCTCACAACGGATGAGGACAAGCGAGCGGTGTTGCTCAGCTGCTGTGGCCCAGAGACGTACTCCCTCATAGCCACTCTCGTGAAGCCGTCGCGACCGCCAAACGTGGACTACCAAGTCATCGTTGATGCAGTAAAGAAGCACGACAACCCGAAGCCATCTGAACTATACGCGAGGTACGTCTTTTCTAAGCGAGACCAGCAAGAAGGGGAGGGCGTAGCCGACTATGTCACTGCTCTGCGCAAGTTATCCGACAACTGTGGATTTGGCGGAACAAAATTTCCATTAGAGGAAATGTTGCGCGACCGGTTGGTTTTTGGAATCTCGGACAATGTGGTTCAACAACGATTGTTGGCGGAAAAAAATCTGACGTTCGAGACGGCATATGAATTGGCAATCACGGCAGAAGCAGCGGTCAAGCAGCAAAAAGTAATTCGGAGCAACGCACAGGAGCCCGAATTCCAGCAAGAGTTAACGTCGAAAGTAGAAATGGAAGCCAACAAGAAGCAACCAGAGAGGCAGAGGGTTTGTTTCCGCTGTTTGGGAGCGCATCCAGGATGGCGTTGCAGATACAAAGATTCGGTGTGTTTCAACTGCGGCGGAAAGGGGCATTTAGCCAAAGCATGCCGAAAAAAGCCAGCGGAGGTGGAAGCGCAGCTCGAGGATAACAAAAAAGCAGCGAAGAGCGAGTACGACGATTTGTTCAGTATCAGCCAATTAAAAAGCGGGACGCCAAAGTACGTCATCACTGTAGAGATCGGAAATGAAATCGTGCCGATGGAAGTAGATTCTGGAGCGGCCAGGTCGATTATCAGTATGAACGAATTTCGGAAGCTGCAAGTGGCGAAGCGGATCAAGCTGGACAAGTGCGACACGCAACTGGTGACCTGGACAAAGGAAGGTCTGGACGTGCTGGGAAAAGCGTCTGTGCCCGTGAAGTTCAAAGACCGAAAATTTCAGCTGCCACTACTAGTACTGAAGAACGACGGGAACGCTCTACTGGGCCGAAATTGGTTCCAGCCATTGGGAATCAGCCTAACAGGTCTTCATAACATAAAGGTCGGACCTCAAGCGATAATGGAAAAATTCGCAGACGTGTTCAGTGAAACATTTCCAGGCGCAAATCTGCCACGCATCCACATCGAACTAAAGGAGGCCGCCCAAGCCCGGTTCCTGAAGTGCCGCAGCATTCCGTTTGCCATGAAGGAGGAAGTAGTTGCTGAGTTAAATCGCTTGGAGGAACTGGGAATTCTAAAACCCACCCAATATTCAGACTGGGCAACGCCAATCGTCGTGGTGCGAAAGAAGGACGGCTCTCTACGAATATGCGGAGATTATAGGAGCACGGTGAACCAGTCCGTAAAAA GCTTATCAGCAACTATTAGTGGATGA
- the LOC119445085 gene encoding probable ATP-dependent RNA helicase DDX5, translated as MWLWNQPKYVTGPKGDFRDNWFSALLNGPNVYRNSQVGWFLRKPDWKNIELQPFEKNLYVEHPATTSRSMAEVNAYRKVNGISVKGYNVPNPILALEESNFPDFIVKSIGATRDHNSPTCIEAHCWPIALRCRNFLGIANTGSHKTLAYVLPAVIHVSRQPPLEQEDGPIAVVLAPTRELAKQIHNIVLELGEHARVRSVCASNGEPKGGQYAELKKGCHICVTTPQRLIDFLEEGKMNLHRCTYLVVDEVDRMVAMGFEHIVLKIAEHCRPDHQTIMWVTSWRNELRHFVEDLLNDYIEIEFGKAQLPAENSVEMTVDVCQEEEKEAKLVELFEDVLKEKSKKAVVFTDTRRKADEIAWKLRLRGWSAIGLHGKKTKKERDWIVSMFRTGTSSVLVTTEEVAQDLVLENVCLVVNYDCPDCSEVYVRRASPVAHSGEPGVVHTFILPTQQLYARNLIAILKNSKQLVKPELYNIARKARSK; from the coding sequence ATGTGGCTCTGGAATCAACCAAAGTATGTAACGGGACCCAAAGGAGACTTCCGCGACAATTGGTTTTCTGCATTACTTAATGGACCCAATGTCTACCGGAACAGCCAGGTTGGATGGTTCCTTCGCAAGCCTGACTGGAAGAACATCGAGCTGCAGCCGTTCGAGAAGAACCTGTACGTGGAACACCCGGCCACGACAAGCAGGTCGATGGCCGAAGTGAACGCCTACAGAAAAGTGAACGGTATATCGGTGAAAGGGTACAACGTGCCGAATCCCATCCTCGCTCTGGAAGAGTCCAACTTCCCGGACTTCATCGTCAAGAGCATCGGGGCCACACGCGACCACAATTCACCCACGTGCATCGAGGCACACTGCTGGCCCATCGCACTCAGGTGCAGGAACTTTCTGGGCATCGCGAACACGGGATCACACAAGACGCTCGCCTACGTCCTGCCGGCAGTCATCCACGTCAGCCGGCAGCCGCCACTAGAACAGGAAGACGGACCCATCGCCGTCGTGCTAGCTCCGACACGAGAGCTTGCCAAGCAGATTCATAACATAGTCTTAGAGTTGGGTGAGCACGCACGTGTGCGCAGCGTGTGCGCCTCGAACGGGGAGCCCAAAGGAGGTCAGTACGCCGAGCTGAAGAAGGGCTGCCACATCTGCGTCACTACGCCTCAACGCCTCATCGACTTTCTCGAGGAAGGCAAGATGAATCTGCACCGCTGCACGTACCTCGTGGTGGACGAAGTAGACCGTATGGTGGCAATGGGGTTCGAGCACATTGTTCTGAAGATTGCCGAGCACTGCCGGCCGGACCATCAGACGATTATGTGGGTCACATCCTGGCGAAACGAGCTCAGGCACTTTGTCGAGGACCTGCTCAACGACTACATCGAAATCGAGTTCGGGAAGGCGCAGCTACCAGCTGAAAACAGCGTGGAGATGACCGTCGACGTGTGCCAGGAGGAAGAGAAGGAAGCGAAGCTAGTCGAGCTCTTCGAAGATGTCCTCAAGGAGAAGTCAAAGAAAGCCGTTGTGTTCACCGACACGAGGAGGAAAGCCGACGAGATTGCGTGGAAGCTGCGACTCCGGGGTTGGTCTGCCATCGGCCTTCACGGCAAGAAAACGAAAAAGGAGCGCGACTGGATCGTCTCCATGTTCCGGACTGGTACGTCAAGCGTGCTCGTGACGACGGAGGAGGTGGCGCAGGACTTGGTCCTCGAGAACGTGTGCCTGGTTGTGAACTACGACTGCCCGGACTGCTCAGAGGTCTATGTGCGCAGGGCGAGCCCCGTCGCGCACTCAGGTGAACCAGGCGTGGTTCACACATTCATCCTTCCGACCCAGCAGCTGTATGCCAGAAACCTTATAGCAATTCTGAAGAATTCCAAGCAGCTGGTTAAACCAGAGCTCTACAATATTGCAAGGAAAGCTCGTTCCAAATGA